TCTATTAATTGGAATAAAATTAATAATATGATTCCTGTTATAATACAAAACAATTTTTCTGGAAGAGTTTTAATGTTAGGATATATGAATCAAGAAGCATTAAAAATTACATTAAAACAAAAAGTTGTAACTTTTTATTCAAGAGTTAAAAAAAGATTATGGACAAAAGGAGAAACTTCTGGAAATTATTTAAATGTAATAGATATAATTTTAGATTGTGATTTAGACAGTATAGTCATTTTAGTCAATCCTATAGGAAAAACTTGTCATCTCAAAAATAAAAGTTGTTTTAATTATAAAAATACTTGTTTTGATTTTTTATATATATTAGAAGATATAATAAACAAGAGAAAAAAATCTTCAAAAAATTCTTATACTAAAAAGTTATATAATTCTGGTATTGAAAGAATAGCTCAAAAAGTTGGAGAAGAATCTGTAGAAACAATTTTGTCTTCTTTAGGAAAAAAATCTAATAAATTTATTAATGAAGTTTCTGATTTAATATATCATTTATTAGTATTAATTAACGCTAAAAAATTAAATATGTATAAGATAATATGTAATTTGATTAAAAGAAATAAAAATGATTAATATTATTTTTTTAATATATATTTAAATTTTTATTTAACTTTTTATTAGGATTAATTATATGAAAAAAGAACATGTCGGAATAATTGGTATGTCCGTTATGGGAAGAAATTTATGTTTAAATTTAGAAAGAAATGGATATTTGGTTTCTATATTTAATAGATCTTATAAAAAATCTAAAAAAATATTAGTTGAAAATCCTAATAAAAATATTTTATGTTTTAAAAATATAAATGAATTTATTAGTTCTATTCAAAAACCTAGAAAAATATTTTTGATGATAAAATCAGGAAATGTAACTGATAAAGTTATAAATTCTATTTTAAAATATTTAGATAAAGAAGATATAATAATAGATTTAGGTAATTCTTATTATAAAGATACTATAAGAAGAGAAAAATATTTATATAATTTAGGTATAAAATTTATTGGTGCTGGTATTTCAGGAGGAGAAATGGGTGCATTATTAGGTCCTTCTATAATGCCTGGATGTAAAAAAAGTGTATATAATATAATGAAATCTATTTTTATAAATATATCTGCTAAATATAATGATTTTCCATGTGTAGATTATATAGGACCTAATGGTTCTGGACATTATTTAAAAATGATACATAATGGAATAGAATATGGAGATATGCAAATTATATCTGAATCTTATTATATATTAAAAAATTTGTTGAAAATGAGTAATGTAGAGATATCAGAAATATTTAATTTATGGAACAAAGGTGAATTAAATAGTTATTTAATAGAAATTACTAGAGATATTTTTTTAAAAAAAGATGACAAAGGAAATTATTTAATAGATTTTATATCTGATGTTGCAAAAAACAAAGGTACTGGTAAGTGGATTTGTAAAAATGCATTAGAAATAGAATCACCACTATCATTAATAACAGAATCTGTTTTTTTTAGATATATATCTTCAATGAAAAATGAAAGACATTTTGCTTCTAAAATATTAATAGGATCTAAAAATAATTTTGTATGTAATAATAAAGATATTTTTATAGAAGATCTTAGAAGGTCTTTATATTTTAGTAAAATAATTTCTTATGCTCAGGGTTTTTATCAATTATATATAATTTCAAAAATAAATAAATGGAATTTAAATTATATAAACATTGCTAAAATTTTTCGTTCTGGTTGTATCATAAGAGCAAAATTTTTAAATAAGATAATAGATGCATATAAAAATAATTTTAAATTAAAAAATTTGTTATTAGATAAATATTTTTCTGAAATATCTTGTAAATATCAGAATTCTTTGAGAAACATAGTATCTACTTCTATATTAAATGGAATACCAATTCCTGCTTTTTCATCTGCTATTTCTTATTATGATAGTTATAGATCTAATATGTTGTCTTCGAATTTAATACAAGCTCAAAGAGATTTTTTTGGATCACATAAATATGAAAGAATAGACATTAAAGGTAGTTTTCATACTAATTGGAAATAACATTTTTTATAATTTTAATAAATTTTATAATGTTTTAAATAGTGTTTACTATAAAAATATTATAAAATTTATATAATTAAAAATATTTTATATTATTTTTTATTTATATATAATTATATTTTAACTATAGTTTATTTTTTATAAAAATATGAAAAAAAAAATTTTAATAACATGTGCTTTTCCATATGCTAATGGTTCTATTCATATAGGTCATTTATTAGAACATATTCAAGCAGATATATTAGTTAGATATAAAAGGATGACAAATCATGAAGTTTGGTTTATATGTGCTGATGACGCTCATGGAACAGCTATAACTATAAAAGCTAATGAAAACAATATTTCAGAAGAACATTTAATATGTAAAATTTTGAAAGAACATAAAAGAGATTTGTACAATTTTGATATTATATATAATAAATATTATTCTACGCATTCTAAAGAAAATTTATTTTTTGTGAAAAAAGCATTTTTTTGTTTAAAAAAAAAAAAATTAATAAATAAAAAAAATATTAAACAATTTTATGATAATACAAAAAATATTTTTTTATCTGATAGATATGTATATGGATCATGTCCATTTTGTAAAAGTTTTAAAGAATATGGAGATAATTGTTCTTCTTGCGGTGCTTTTTATTCAGTTACAGATTTATTAAATCCTATTTCTTCATTTTCAAAAAAAACTCCTATTTTAAAAAAAACTGTTCATTTATTTTTTAACATTTCTTCTTTTAAAAATATTTTAAAAAAATGGATTTTTTCTGATGTTTTTAACAATAAAATTTTGAAAAAAGTTTTAGAATGGTTCAATATAGGTTTAAAAGATTGGAATATTTCTAGAGATCATCCTTATTTTGGTTTTGAAATACCAGGATTTAAAAAAAAATATTTTTATGTTTGGTTAGATGCTACTATTGGATATATAAGTACTTTTAAAAAATTATCTAAAGATTGTAATTTAAATTTTGAAGAATTTTGGAATAAAAAAAGTAATACTAAATTATATCATTTTATAGGAAAAGATATAGTTCATTTTCATAGTATATTTTGGCCATCTTTATTACATGCTATGTCTTTTAGAAAGCCAACTAAAATATATGTTCATGGTTATGTTAAAATAAATAATAAAAAATTATCTAAATCTAAAAATTATATAATTAGTGCAAAAAAGTGGTTAAAATATTTTGATTCTGATAGTTTAAGATATTATTATGCATCTAAAATTTCTAATGGAATAGAAGATATAAATATAAATGCAGAAGATTTTGTATATAAAATAAATTCTGGTTTAGTAAATAAAATTATAAATTTAGCTTTAAGAAATTCAAAATTAATAAATAAATATTTTGATGGAATGTTATCTAAAAATTTAGAAAACATGTCAGAATATAATAATTTTTTATTAAAATTTAAAAAAATTGATGTTTTTTTCAAACATTTAAAATATAAAAATATAATTATAGAAATTTTAAAAATTTCTAATTTTGCTAATTCTTATATTAACAAAAAATCTCCATGGTCTTTTGTAAAAAAAGATTCTAATTTATTATATGTTCAAAATGTTTGTTCTATAGGAATAAATTTTTTTAGAATAATAATGACTTATATGAAACCAATATTACCTAAATTATCTAAAAAAGTAGAACTTTTTTTAAATTCAAAATTAAGTTTTAAAAATTTAAAATTTCCTTTGTTAAATCACAGGATTTATAATATGAAAATTTTATATAAAAGAGTTTCAATAAAAAATTTTAACAAACTATTTAAAAAATAATTTTTTCTATATATCATTTTTCCAAGATATTTTCCATATTTTATTTTTTTTAATGTATTTTTTGTTTATTATTACAAATACTCCTATTGCAGATATAAAAATTTCATTATAAAATAATAATGGAATATTATTTTTGTATATATTTGGTATATTTATATGTTTCCACATTTTTTTTATTTTACAAGATTTATTTCTTTCATTTGTTTTTACAATTCCTTGAAATTGAAATCTTATATTTATTAAATCATTTTTTTTTGGAGCTGGTATTTTCATACCTTTTTTATTTATTTCTAATATGCCTAATTTTTCGGGAAGTATAATTTTTTTAAATGGATAATGACAAAAAATTATTTTATTTTTTATATTATCAATTTTTCTTATATAATAAATAATATTTTTACATTTTTGTATTTTATAATTTTTAAAGTTTGTAGATGATATTTTATGTTTTTTACACAAGACAAAATCTTTATATATTTGATTTATTCTTTTATATGATAAAAATTTTTTTGTTAAATTATATATCCATTTTCTTATTATTAATATTCCAATTTCTTTTGGAAAAATTTTTATTTCTTCTATTTTTATTTCTGTATTGTTTATATTACATTTTTTTAATATAGGTTTTATAAAAAAATTTAATATTTTTTCATTTTTTTGACATATTTTTGAAGTTCTATATAAATTTTTTAAAAAAAAAGGCCATTTACTTTCAAATTTTGGAATTATTTTTAGTCTAATAAAATTTCTTTCAAATTTTGTATTTAAATTACTTTCGTCATTTATCCATTTTATTTTTTTTTTAATAGCCCATTTTTCTAATTTTATTTTATTTATTTTTATAAATGGTCTTATTAAAAGTTGATTTTTATATCCAAAAATTTTTGAATTTTTAATTCCAGATAAACCTTTTGGACCGCTTCCTCTTTTTAAAGCTAATAATAATGTTTCACATTGATCATTTAAATGGTGACCTGTGACAACTATTTCTTTTTTTAATAATTCTTTTTTTATTATATTATATCTTTCGTTTCTTAATGAATTTTCTAAATTTTTATTATATTTTTTTTTTATTTTTTTTATAATAATTGGTATTTTATTTTTTTTACATTCTTTATAACAATGATATTCCCAACATTTAGAATTTTTGCTTATTTTATGATTTATATGTATTGCTCTAATTTTTATATTTTTTAATTTTTTTTTTTTTAATTCAATTAATTGATATAATAAAACAGTGGAATCTAATCCTCCACTATATGCTACTAATATTTTTTGATTATTATTAATATGTTTTAATATACTTTTTATTAACATTTTTAATATTAAAAATATTTTTAAAATTTTTACGTCCGAGTGGATTCGAACCACTGACATCCATCATGTCATAATGGCACTCTAACCTGCTGAGTTACGGACGTATAATATTATTATAAAATTAATAATATATAAATTATATTTTTTAAATATAATAACATATTTTTAACTAAAAATGTTAATTAGATATTTTGTTTATTATAAATTTTTGCTATAGATATTATTTATATATAATTTTATTTTTTTTTAAAAATATGAAAAACATTGTTTTTATTGTAAAAATAGCATTTAATATACCTGTTAATAAAATATTTTCATATTTATATAATCTTAGAGAATTTCCTATAATTGGAGGAAGAGTAATAGTAAATTTTAATAATAAAAAAATAATAGGAATAATATTATCTTATAAAATATATAATAATAAAAAAAAATATTTTAAATTAAAATATGTAAATTATGTTATTGACAAAGTTTCTATTTTTAACAATTTTGTGTGGAAAACTATATTAAAATGTTCTGAATATTATGAATGTTCTATAAATTTTATAATTTTTTTTGGTATTCCTAATTTTATAAAAAATGGTAAGATTTTTAAACATAATTTAAAATATTTTTGGTATATAACAAATTATGGAAAAAAATTGAATTTAAAAATTATAAAAATGTGTAAAAAAAAAATTTTTATTATAAAATTATTAAAAAAAAATGTTTTATATGTTGATGATGTTAAAAAATATAATTTATCAAATTATATTTTAAATTTACTTAAAAAAGAAAATATATGTAAAAAAAAAAATATATTTTTTAAAAAAAAAAATAATGAAATTTTTAATTTAATTAATAAAAATGTTATTAAAGTTAAAAAAAATATAGAAATAAAATTAGAAAAAATTATAAAAAATTTGAATAGTTTTAAAGTATGGTTGTTAACTAATTCTTTATTTCATCAAAAAATTAAATTTTATATTTTATTATTTAGAAAAGTTTTAAAATATAATTTAAAAATATTATTAATAGTTTCTAATTATTATTTATTAAATAAGTTTAAAAAAGAAATAGAAAAAAATATATTTGTTTCTATATATTCTTATCATTCAAATTTAACAGAAAAAAAAAAATCATTTTATTGGAAAATATTTAGAAAAAAACATCCAGCTATAATAATATCTACTAAAATAGGAATATTTGTTCCAATTGTAAATTTAGGAATATTAATATTAGATGAAGAAAATAGTAATTCTTATAAAATTGTAGATAAATGGACTTTTAATATTAAAAATGTTTTTTTAATAAGATCATATTTTGAAAAAATACCTATTATTTTAGAATCCTCTGAACCTGAATTAAATACATTACATAATGTATATAAAAATAAAATAAAGAAAATAAAAATTTCTAATAAAATAATAAATTATTATAAAAATTTAAATAAAATTTTAATAAACATGAACAATGAAAGATTCAAAGGTGTTTTTTCTATTTCTTTAATAAACAAAATTAATATATTTTTAAAAAAAAATAATAATATATGCATATTAATAGATAACATATCTAATATATTTTTTTTTATAAAATGTTACTTTTGTAAAAGTATATTAAAATGTAATTTTTGTAATCAAATTTGTGAATTTAAAATTTATGAAAAAAAAATTTTTTGTAGATTTTGTTTTTTTGATAAAAATATTTTTTTTAGTTGTTTTAAATGTGGAAGTAAAAAATTCTATTATAAAAAGTGTAATATTTCTTTTTTAATAAAAAATATACAAGAAGTTTTTCCAAAGATACCTATATTTTTTTTAAAAGAAAAAAATATTAAAAATAATTTTTCTTTTTTATCTAAATCTATTTTTTTAATAAAAAATGAAAATATATATAAATATAAATTAAACAACATAGATTTATTAGTATTACTTTATATAGATTATTATTTTAATCTTCCATATTTTAAGCATATAGAAATTTTTAGTCAGAAATATTATGGTATAATTAGATTATTTTTGGATAATTTTAATTTTTCTTTTACTATTATAATTCAAACTAAACTTATAAAAAATAGTTTATTTAATAAATTTTTTTATTGTGGTTATATGATTTTTTCTGAATATTTATTATATATTAGAAAAAAATATAATTTGCCTCCTTTTAATTTTCATGCAATAATAAGATTAGAAAGTAAAAATAAAAAAAAAGTTTTTATTTTATTAAAAAAAATTTTAATAATTTTTAATAAATCATATATTTATGATAATAGAGATTTTTTTTTTATAAGTTGTAATAATATTTATTTTAATAAATATAATAATTATTTTTATTCAAAAATATTATTATCACATTCATCTAAATTATTTTTAAGAAAAATTTTTAGAAAATTAAAAGAATATTTCAAAAATTTTTTATATATTAATAATATTAATATATTTTTTGATATAGATACTGTACAAACAATTTAATTTTTTATGATACTATAAAATATATATTTTTTTTTAAATTTCATAAAATGAAATAATATTTAGGAACAATTTTATGATAAATAAAGAAATAATAAATAAATTTAAAAATTCAGGATTTATTTATAAGATTACAAACAAAAAAAAATTTTTAAAAATTACTAAAAAATATAATAGTATATCATTATATTGTGGTTTTGATCCTACTTCAGATAGTTTACACGTAGGTCATATTTTACCTATATTGTTTTTAAAAAAAATGCAAGAATACGGAAATAAAATAATTTTTTTAATAGGAGGAAGTACTAGTTTAATAGGTGATCCTAGTTTTAAAAAAAAAGAAAGAAAATTATTTTCTAAAAAAAAAAATTTAAAATATCAAAAAAAAATAAAATTACAGATATCATCAATTTTAAAAAAAAATTTTTTTAACAAAAATGTAAAAATTTTAAATAATTATAAATGGTTTAGTAATATCAATATAATAGATTTCTTAAGAAATATTGGAAAAAATTTTTCTATAAATAACATGATAAATAAATCTTCTGTTATAGATAGAATAAATAGATCAGATAAAGGAATGTCATTTTCTGAATTTTCATATAGTCTTTTACAATCATATGATTTTTCTTATTTAAATAAAAAATATAATACTATATTACAAATAGGAGGTTCAGATCAATGGGGTAATATTGTATCAGGTATAAATTTAACTAAAAAATTATATAAAAATAAAGTATTTGGTATTACAATACCATTATTTGTAAAAAAAAATGGTAAAAAGTTTGGTAAAAGTTCCAAAGGTTCTATATGGTTAGATAAAAAAAAAACTTCTGTATATGATTTTTATCAATTTTGGTTAAATATATCTGATGAAGAAACTAATAATTTTATGAAAATTTTTTGTTTTGTTGGCATATTAGATAAAAAAAAAATAAAAAAAAAATGTTCTATAAAAAATATTATAGAAAACAGAAAAAATATAGCAAATTCTATTACTAAATTTGTACATGGAAAAAATTTTTTAAAAATAGTTAAAAAAATTTCTAAAATATTATTTAAAAAAAAAATTTTTTTTATAAATAAAAATAGTTTTAATTTTTTAACTAAAAAATATGTTGGAATTAATAAATTTTATGTAAATAAAAATAATAATTTATCAGAAATATTATTAAAAACTTTTTTTTCTAAATCTTTAAGTAAATCTAAAAAAATTATTTTATCAGGTGGTATAAAAATAAATAATATAGTAAAAAAAAATTATAATTATATTTTTAAAAGTTCAGATAAGATATTTTCTAAATATTCTTTATTATCAAAAGGTAAAAAAAAATTTTGTATATTATGTTGGAAAAAATAATTTTTTTATATATTAAAACTTTTTCCACATCCACAAAAATTTTTTATTTTTTCATTAATAAATTTAAACTTTTTATTAATGCCTTCTTTTATAAAATCTATTTTTGTATTATTTAATATTTTTAAATATTTTTTATTTATTAATATATGTATTTTATTTTTTAAAATAATATATTTTTTATTTTTTTTATTATCTTTTTTATTTTCTATAAATTTCATTTTATATTCTAGTCCTGCACATCCAGATTTTTTTATATAAATTTCTAGTATCTTTTTTTTAAATTTTTTTTTAATTAGTATTTTTATTTGTTTTTCTGCTTTTCTTGTAATAAAAATTTTTTTTGAATTTTTATCTATTTTATATTCTATTATTTTTTCCATATTTCTTATTTATAAATATTTTTTAATTTTTTATATATTATATATTATATAAAAAATTTAAATTTTTTTAAATTAAATTATTTATATAATTAAAATATTTTTAAAAAATATTTTTAATATTTTATTATTAAATATTATTAACAAAAATTTTTAAAAAAATAAAAGTATATTTTTCTTAAGATTAAAAATATTTTTTTTTAATTAAAATTAAATTAAGTAATTTTTTAGGTGATTTTTATGAAAAATTCTAAATTATTTATGTATTCTAAAAAAGAAATATTTTCTTTAATTTTTATTTTTTTATTGTCATTTTTAAGTTTTCTAATTCTTAGGCCATTTATATTTAGTTTTATTTGGTCATGTATGATAGTTATTTCTACTTGGCCTATTATGATAAAAATACAAAAAATTTTTTTTAATAAACGTTATATTGCAATAGTAATTATGACATTTTTTATTTTTATTTTTATTTTAGTTCCGATATTATTTTTTTTTAATATATTAATATATAATTCTAAATCTTTTATAATGTTTTTATTTTCTGAAGATTTCAAAATTCCAGATCTAATTTTTTTAAAGAATATACCATTTATAGGAAAAAAAATATTTTATAATTATCAAAAATTAACTATTAATAATAGTTCTAATATTATAAAATATCTTCAACCATATATATTTAAATTATCAGAATTTTTTTTTGAAAAAATAGGATATTTTAGTTATATAATTATACAATTAAATTTTATATTGATATTTAATATTTTACTTTTTTATAATGGAGAAAAATTTGTATATGTAGTAAAAAGTTTTGCTATTAGAATTTCTTATAAATATGGGAATTCAATATTATTATTAATAGGAAAATCTATTAGAGCTATATCTATAGTAGTTTTAATTACTACTTTTGTACAATCATTATTTGGATGGATAGGATTAATAGTATCTGGAATTCCATATTTTTCTTTTTTTTCTTTTTTAATATTTTTATGTTGTTTTTTACAATTAGGTCCACTTCCTATATTAGTTCCTTTATCAATATGGTTATTTATAAACAATAATTTTATTTCTGGATCTATTTTAACAATTTGGAGTTTATTTATTTGTATTTTAGATAATACGTTAAAACCAGCTTTAATACAGTTAGGAATAAGATTACCTTTTTTTATAATATTGTTTGGTGTAATAGGAGGGTTATTAGCTTTTGGAATAATAGGTGTTTTTATAGGTCCTACAGTTTTATTAATTATGTATAGATTAATAATATTATATTTGAATAAAAGTTCTAAGTATAATTTTTTTTAAAGATATATTTTTTATAAAAATTTTATATTTTCAAAAATTTTATAACAAATTTTAAATTGCAAGAACATTTTTATTAAATTTTTGATAAAATATTGTATATACATTTCGATATTTTTCTAATATTTTTTATATTTATTTTTATAAAAATTGTTATAGAGAACAAAATGAAAAAAATAAAAAAATTAAGAATTTCTAAAGTTGAAAAGTTAGTAACTCCTATAGAAGTTTATAATAGTTATAAATTAAGCGAAAATGTTATAAATAATGTTAAAAAATCTAGAAAAAGAATTTGTAATATAATAAATGGTAAAGATAAAAGATTATTAGTAATAATAGGTCCTTGTTCAATACATGATACTAAATCTGCAATTGATTATGCTAATAAATTATTTGAAAAAAGAAAAAAATATGAATCTAGACTAGAAATAGTTATGAGAACTTATTTTGAAAAACCTAGAACAGTAGTTGGTTGGAAAGGTTTAATAATAGATCCTTATTTAGATGGAAGTTTAAAAATAAACGATGGTCTTAAGATAGCTAGAAAATTATTAATAGATATAAATGAAATTGGAGTTCCTTCATCTACAGAATTTTTAGATATGTCTATAGGTCAATTTATATATGATTTAATAAGTTGGGGTGCTATAGGAGCTAGAACTACTGAAAGTCAAATTCATAGAGAAATGGCATCTTCTTTGCCTTGTGCTATAGGATTTAAAAATGGTACTGATGGAAATATAAAAATATCTATAGATGCAATTAAGTCTGCAAGCTGTGAACACTTATTTTTAACTTCTAATTTATATGGAAATGTTGTAGTTAATCATACTTTAGGAAATAAAAATTTGCATATAATAATGAGGGGAGGTAAAAAACCTAACTATTATGATAATGATATAAAAAATGCAATGTATTTACTAAAAAAAAATGGATTAAAAAAATATTTAATGATAGATTTTAGTCATGCTAATTGTTTTAAAAATCATGTTTTACAATTAGAAGTATCTAATTCTATATGTTCTCAAATAAAAAATGGAAATAATTTTATTTGTGGTGTTATGATAGAAAGTTTTTTAGAAGAAGGATCTCAAAATATTAATTCAAAAAATAATTTAATATATGGAAAGTCAATTACTGATCCCTGTTTAAGTTGGAAAGATAGTGAAAAAATTTTAGACAATTTAGCAGATTCTATAGATTATCGTTTTTAATAAATTAGTACCAGTCTTATATTTTTGGCTGGTACAAAATTTTAATTATATATTTTTTTTTGATTACATTAATGTTTTTAATTAAATAAAAATAATATATTAATTATAATGAAGTTTTTGTATATTATTAATTTTATATTAATAATAAAAAATAATGAATTAAAAAAAAAATCATTAAAAATTTTTTAATAAATACAAAATTTATAAAATATTAATTTTATATTTATTTATAAAATAAAAAATAAATTATTTAACATTGCCAATTTTATATTAACAGATAAATAATTTTCTTTAATAAATAATATGAATAAAAAAGAATTTTTGAACGTTATACAAAACTCTTGTATACAATTATTGTCTTATGCTGTAAAAAAATTATGGCCTAAAACTAAATTTGCAAGTTTTGGTTTTAGTAAAAAAGAATTTTATTGCGATTTTGAAATGAAAAATAATTTAAATAAAAATAGTTTAAGTTTAATATTTAATAAAATGAAAGAACTTTGTAAAAATTATTATTGTATAAGATCTAAAAAATTTAATATAAATAGATTAATAAAAATTTTTTCTTCTTATAAAGAAAATTATCAAGTTTTTATTTTAAAAAATATTTTTAAAGATAAAAAAAAATTAATAAATATTTATTTTCACAATAATCATTTTGCTTTTGTTCCAGGAACTCAAATTAATAATATAAAACTTTGTAAAAATTTTTTTTTAACTAAATTTTCTGGTGTATACTGGAATGGTAAAAAAAATAATAAAGTTTTACAAAGAATATATGGAGTTGTTTTTTCTACTAAAAAAAAAATGTTATATTATATTAAAAAAAATATAGATTTAAATAAATATGATCATAGAAAATTAGGTGTTAAATTAAATTTATATCATATTGATAAAAAATCTCCTGGAATGATATTTTGGCATAAAAATGGTTTTATAATATTTGAATTATTAAAAAAATTTTTAAGAAAATATTTATATAAATATAATTATCAAGAAGTAATTACTCCTATTATAATGAGTAAAGATATATGGAAAAGAAGTGGTCATTTTAAAAGTTATAAAGAACATATTTTTAATACATTTTCTGAAAATAAAGATTATTGTATAAAACCTATGAATTGTCCAGGTCATATTAAAATATTTAATCAAACTATAAGATCTTATAAAGATTTACCTATAAGATTATCTGAATTTGGAATTTGTCATAGAAATGAATATTCAGGTTCTCTTC
The genomic region above belongs to Buchnera aphidicola (Ceratovacuna keduensis) and contains:
- the tilS gene encoding tRNA lysidine(34) synthetase TilS, yielding MLIKSILKHINNNQKILVAYSGGLDSTVLLYQLIELKKKKLKNIKIRAIHINHKISKNSKCWEYHCYKECKKNKIPIIIKKIKKKYNKNLENSLRNERYNIIKKELLKKEIVVTGHHLNDQCETLLLALKRGSGPKGLSGIKNSKIFGYKNQLLIRPFIKINKIKLEKWAIKKKIKWINDESNLNTKFERNFIRLKIIPKFESKWPFFLKNLYRTSKICQKNEKILNFFIKPILKKCNINNTEIKIEEIKIFPKEIGILIIRKWIYNLTKKFLSYKRINQIYKDFVLCKKHKISSTNFKNYKIQKCKNIIYYIRKIDNIKNKIIFCHYPFKKIILPEKLGILEINKKGMKIPAPKKNDLINIRFQFQGIVKTNERNKSCKIKKMWKHINIPNIYKNNIPLLFYNEIFISAIGVFVIINKKYIKKNKIWKISWKNDI
- the hisIE gene encoding bifunctional phosphoribosyl-AMP cyclohydrolase/phosphoribosyl-ATP diphosphatase HisIE; this encodes MIIKNIISSINWNKINNMIPVIIQNNFSGRVLMLGYMNQEALKITLKQKVVTFYSRVKKRLWTKGETSGNYLNVIDIILDCDLDSIVILVNPIGKTCHLKNKSCFNYKNTCFDFLYILEDIINKRKKSSKNSYTKKLYNSGIERIAQKVGEESVETILSSLGKKSNKFINEVSDLIYHLLVLINAKKLNMYKIICNLIKRNKND
- the tyrS gene encoding tyrosine--tRNA ligase, whose product is MINKEIINKFKNSGFIYKITNKKKFLKITKKYNSISLYCGFDPTSDSLHVGHILPILFLKKMQEYGNKIIFLIGGSTSLIGDPSFKKKERKLFSKKKNLKYQKKIKLQISSILKKNFFNKNVKILNNYKWFSNINIIDFLRNIGKNFSINNMINKSSVIDRINRSDKGMSFSEFSYSLLQSYDFSYLNKKYNTILQIGGSDQWGNIVSGINLTKKLYKNKVFGITIPLFVKKNGKKFGKSSKGSIWLDKKKTSVYDFYQFWLNISDEETNNFMKIFCFVGILDKKKIKKKCSIKNIIENRKNIANSITKFVHGKNFLKIVKKISKILFKKKIFFINKNSFNFLTKKYVGINKFYVNKNNNLSEILLKTFFSKSLSKSKKIILSGGIKINNIVKKNYNYIFKSSDKIFSKYSLLSKGKKKFCILCWKK
- the gndA gene encoding NADP-dependent phosphogluconate dehydrogenase; the protein is MKKEHVGIIGMSVMGRNLCLNLERNGYLVSIFNRSYKKSKKILVENPNKNILCFKNINEFISSIQKPRKIFLMIKSGNVTDKVINSILKYLDKEDIIIDLGNSYYKDTIRREKYLYNLGIKFIGAGISGGEMGALLGPSIMPGCKKSVYNIMKSIFINISAKYNDFPCVDYIGPNGSGHYLKMIHNGIEYGDMQIISESYYILKNLLKMSNVEISEIFNLWNKGELNSYLIEITRDIFLKKDDKGNYLIDFISDVAKNKGTGKWICKNALEIESPLSLITESVFFRYISSMKNERHFASKILIGSKNNFVCNNKDIFIEDLRRSLYFSKIISYAQGFYQLYIISKINKWNLNYINIAKIFRSGCIIRAKFLNKIIDAYKNNFKLKNLLLDKYFSEISCKYQNSLRNIVSTSILNGIPIPAFSSAISYYDSYRSNMLSSNLIQAQRDFFGSHKYERIDIKGSFHTNWK
- the ydiK gene encoding AI-2E family transporter YdiK, translating into MKNSKLFMYSKKEIFSLIFIFLLSFLSFLILRPFIFSFIWSCMIVISTWPIMIKIQKIFFNKRYIAIVIMTFFIFIFILVPILFFFNILIYNSKSFIMFLFSEDFKIPDLIFLKNIPFIGKKIFYNYQKLTINNSSNIIKYLQPYIFKLSEFFFEKIGYFSYIIIQLNFILIFNILLFYNGEKFVYVVKSFAIRISYKYGNSILLLIGKSIRAISIVVLITTFVQSLFGWIGLIVSGIPYFSFFSFLIFLCCFLQLGPLPILVPLSIWLFINNNFISGSILTIWSLFICILDNTLKPALIQLGIRLPFFIILFGVIGGLLAFGIIGVFIGPTVLLIMYRLIILYLNKSSKYNFF
- the metG gene encoding methionine--tRNA ligase, translated to MKKKILITCAFPYANGSIHIGHLLEHIQADILVRYKRMTNHEVWFICADDAHGTAITIKANENNISEEHLICKILKEHKRDLYNFDIIYNKYYSTHSKENLFFVKKAFFCLKKKKLINKKNIKQFYDNTKNIFLSDRYVYGSCPFCKSFKEYGDNCSSCGAFYSVTDLLNPISSFSKKTPILKKTVHLFFNISSFKNILKKWIFSDVFNNKILKKVLEWFNIGLKDWNISRDHPYFGFEIPGFKKKYFYVWLDATIGYISTFKKLSKDCNLNFEEFWNKKSNTKLYHFIGKDIVHFHSIFWPSLLHAMSFRKPTKIYVHGYVKINNKKLSKSKNYIISAKKWLKYFDSDSLRYYYASKISNGIEDININAEDFVYKINSGLVNKIINLALRNSKLINKYFDGMLSKNLENMSEYNNFLLKFKKIDVFFKHLKYKNIIIEILKISNFANSYINKKSPWSFVKKDSNLLYVQNVCSIGINFFRIIMTYMKPILPKLSKKVELFLNSKLSFKNLKFPLLNHRIYNMKILYKRVSIKNFNKLFKK
- a CDS encoding HesB/IscA family protein, whose protein sequence is MEKIIEYKIDKNSKKIFITRKAEKQIKILIKKKFKKKILEIYIKKSGCAGLEYKMKFIENKKDNKKNKKYIILKNKIHILINKKYLKILNNTKIDFIKEGINKKFKFINEKIKNFCGCGKSFNI